One Rhinolophus ferrumequinum isolate MPI-CBG mRhiFer1 chromosome 10, mRhiFer1_v1.p, whole genome shotgun sequence genomic window, GGGTCTGGGAGATGATGAGGTGGGAAGGAACCAGGAGGGGTCGGTAGGACACTGCCCAAATGGGACAgttgtgtgatttttgttttcctaaaaaaatataGATTACGTTATCATGAAGAAGAGGAGTGTACGTTTCCCCGTTCTCTCTGGCAGGGCACCAAAAATTCCTGGGTGGAAATGGGTGATGTCAAAACCAAAAAGAAGGGGTTGGCAGTGGGGGTAGGGGGGGCAGGAGGATGTTTCCAAATAAACTCCATAGGACAGCATAGACTTTTCTTTAAGTGTTCGAAGTGCTAAATTTGCGAGAAAACAGGCACTAATTTCATTGTCATCATCTGGGAAGAGTTAGTGTCCGAGGGAAGCTCAgcgggaagggagggaggtgaggtGGGGCAGGGTCTGACGCTCAGGGGTCTGTGGCATTGATGACGCTTTTATCCGGGGGGGCCCATCCTCGGTACCAGCTGCAGTAGCCACCCTTCTGCCGGATGCATGCGTAGTGTTTGGACTGGTAGCCGGGGTAGCCGAAATTGGAGAGCATGTCGGTCCAGAGACACTCATTCTTGGAGCTCACAAAGCAAGGCAGGTAGTAGCAGGACTTGATCTGCAATTAGATAACAGCCATCGGTTGGTAGATCCTGCCAAGGTGGACCTAGGCCTGATGCTTGCCCAAGTCTGGATTCAGAACCTGGGACCACTGCAGGTGGAGCCTAGCCACATCTGTCCCTtagtgaaaataatataaataatactaacacttactgagcacctaccatgtgccagacattcTGCTGACTGCTGCTGTTATTctctttaattctcataacagaTATAgctcccttttacagataaggaaatagaggctcagagaggttaagtaacttgctccaggtcacacagccagcaagcgGTAGAATTAGACATGTAAGAGAGCTTCTCCCTCTCAAATGGTAACAGGCAAGGATGAGAGATCTCAGTTGTTGGAAGGAAACTGAAGAATGAGAAAGACTAATGCATAAACTCTGAGTCCCACTGCCCTAGGCTGGAAATAAGACTTcacgagctgtgtgacctagggctGGTTACTTAAGGTCTCTGAGCCTCTATTCACTCATGCAGAATAGGGCTAATAGGAATGGAAACCACACAGAGTGGTGAGAACCAAGTGAGAGAACAGCCCTGCTCCCACCCACAGCAGCAAGGCTGTATGGCTGGGCCCCGTGCTTGGGCCAAGGAGCTGGGCCTGGTGGAAGTGCCACTTTCTGTAGTGTGTGGGATCAGCAGTCCTACCTCAGCTTGCCCAcctggggggtgagggtgggggcaccAATGAGTCAGCTGCTCGGGCAAGCCCACTTGGGACTACCTGGCAGGACCTGCCAGTGCCAGGACCCTGTACCTGCCACCAACTTGAGCCGTGGGAGGGGCGGGACGCTGGAGAGCACTTATGCCCCAGCAGCTGCCAAGTGGCACGGAGCCAGCTGATTCCAGCAGAAAGGCAttcttctcttgccttctctGCTGCTCAGCCTGGAGGCCACATTCCTTCCCAGCCCCGCTCAGACCTGCTCATCTGCCCTGGCCCCACTCTCACTCCTCCCAGCACAagccccagtgcccagcacaacAGGAGCTGGGAACCAGCACCTGGCCTGCCTGCCCACCCTGGGGGCTTACCTTGCAATTACAACCCAGGTGATACCGATAGTTCAGCCCCTTGCGCTGTGAGATGGTGAGCTGGTCCCACCGCTCCACGAAGTTGCAGAGTCCTGTGTACACCTTACCATCGTAGATACGGCCTAGAGGACGACAGAGGGCGATTAAGGGGAGCCCAGCCCAAAGGGAAAGAATTCACACCGACGGAGTACCCACCTTAggccaggtactatgctaaggACATTTCAGTCCtgtgattttatttcatcctccccACACCTTTTAAGATGAGCTGcagccccattttccagatggggaaaatgaactcagagaggttaagtggtttGCAGAAGTTCTCAAACCATCATGTGCTGGACGTGGGACTAGGGACCAGCTCTTCACTTCCCACATCAGTGGTTTTTGGTTTGGGTATTTTCTTTCCTACATCGACTGCCTAAAAGGGGGTAACTCTCAAAGCCAGACCTAATAGATGGACTGTGAGGTGGAGAGAAACAGGCACTGGCAATCCCTTTTAACTTATAGTAGAGCTGAGAAACTGCAAAACTAGGAGATTTCCTCCACAGGGTCAGTGGTGGTGGAGCTGAGACTAAACCCCAGCTGCAGTGTAGAAACCTCAGTCCCAACACCGGCTAAGCAAGATGGACTCAAGACTGCATACTTGTTATAGTTCACTGGGCACAATGCAGAGGTCCTTGGGACACTTTGGGGTCAACCACTCCTTCACCATCCTTCTGAAGTGAAGGAACGGTGGACCCTGGCCACACCCTGGCCTAGATGCTCGAGTTGGCTGTTACCTGTCAGCAGGTACTGGTACTTGTTGACCTCCAGCTTAACGCCACAGAGACTTTCGGAAGCTTCCGTGTGGATGTACTGCACGTGGGGCATCTTGGTGAAGCCTCGGTACATCTGTGGGCAGAAGGAACATCATGGGAGGAGGACCAGGGCACAGGAGGCATGCTGTCATTGGGTCTGTGGGAATCTGATCCCCTCATTGGCCATCGTGTGGCCAGTCACTCACCCACCCAGCCCAGGTCCTTCCCTCCTGATGAGGCCACCTAGTCTCCTCGTGGCTGAGCCATCATTGGTGTTTTCCCAGAGAAAACTTCCTGTTCAGCCAGTCACAGCTCCCACTCCAACACCCCCACCATTCTCCTCCGGAGATACACATTTCTCCATTTGCAACCCCTGCATACAAATCCAGAGATGAATTTGCTGTGAAAGGGGCCCTGCCAGCCTCCCCAACCTCGGGATCTGAGCTCCAAgaaggcagccagccagccagcgtTTTCATGACATCTTTCTGCCATTTTCCAGTGTAAAAGCATTCTCATATTCTCCTCACCACATCCTCCCAAGAACCCTAAGAGGCAGGTATTAtcctacccattttacagatgaggactctGAGACAAATTCTGTTTGGCTGGCAAAAGTTGAGGTCAGGCCAGGGGTTCTCCATGCTTTTATTCTTCTGAGCATCAGATGAAAGCATTGGCTTCTTTTACCCCAGGTAAGGCATATACCGAGGTTCAAAACGCCTAGATTTTTAACTACtttataaaattaggaaattgcTGCTCTGTGGGCATTTTTATCTACAACATAATCTAATACAGTAGTTATCAACTGGAGGCAattctgtccccaccccaggacacatttggcaatgtctggagacatttttggttgtcacaattgcGAGGTGATAGGGAGAGGTTGCTGGTGGCATctgtgggtagaggccagggaagctgctAAAGATCCTGTTATGCACGAGAAGCCCTCAcggcaaagaattatctggccccaaatgtcaatactGCCAACATGAGAAATTCTGCTCcaatattaacccatttaatcccAGTAGTGCCCTATGAGGCAAGAactattatgcccattttatagatgaggaacctgaggcccaggCAGGTTAATGGCTTGTCTAAGGCCGCACAGCTGGTAAATAGCAGAGGTAGGAGTCCAAGCGGGGGAATTTGTTCCAGAGTCCGTGCTTTTATCCGTTATCCTATGGTATCTCCCACTGCAGCCCCACAAGTTCATGTCCAAGGGCCTCTGACACAGGCCAATGTCATGTATGACTACTATGCCTCCGTTATCAGTGTGCCCCAGAGCCACTGGTGTGAGCACAACGGAGGCTGAACCCACGTGGTGCTTCTGGGTCGAGTCCACGAGCGTTACATGGGTCTGTCAAGACAACTGTGCTGAGTGTGAGCTGGCGGGGTGGGCTGGGGCGCTGAGGGGTTGTCCATTTCCAGTACCCCCCTCCAGTTCTCAGAGGCTGCGGGCCACGGTCGCCTGGGGATCTCTGGGCTTATCCCAGTGGTTTACAATAGGACAGGGTCCCTACTTTAGCTCCTGGCATGCGTTATTAATTTACTTATGGTAATTAATAAAAAGCCAGACATCACCTCATGGCGTCGTCTCATCTAAGTGCCTCCCATTTGCTATAATGggctatttttttcctccttttcttcttttaagtggCGACTGGCTGGCGGGGGTGGGTGGTCCACAAGGAGCTCTGCCATCACAAAGTGTCTGTGAGACTGACAGAGTTTGGGAGCCTCTGCTTTTTTAAGGGGAGCAGCCATCACTGCAGATGGTTTTAATTTCCCCGGCCTCCCTTCTTAACCCTCTTCTCCCCCGAGACTGGCCGCTGAAGGAGGAAACGCAGCGAGGCGCTGCTAGAAGCGCTGTCCACACTCAGTTTTCGGTTATGCCGTGGCGAGCAGGGGGTGTCCCATCGTCCCCCCCATTTCCTCAGGGATGGATGGTGCCTCGCTGGCTTTCACAGGAACCGTGCTCAAGAGTGCCGCTGTGTGCATGCCATCAGGTGTGGCCTTCAGAGAACTTCCCACACTCAGTTCTGTGCCCAGCACCTTCTCATCTGGGTGAGCACGATCCTTGAGTTTGGGGCAAATGTGTCAATTCAGTACCCGCTCTAGGTCTTTCGGGCCCAGCCTAGGGGACCCTCAGTTCATTCCGTGTGGTCTTTCCCCTTCCTCCGATCTCTGCTCTATGGGTGACAACCAAGCCCCTGCTGAGAGTCCTGTAACTTGAATTGCTCAGTAAGAACGCAGCTCGTCCAAATCACCTCGGCATCGCTGCTACTTTTAAATTTGCAGGCACCCTCGTTTTAACATGGCTTCTAGC contains:
- the TIMP3 gene encoding metalloproteinase inhibitor 3; the protein is MTPWLGLVVLLGSWSLGDWGAEACTCSPSHPQDSFCNSDIVIRARVVGKKLVKEGPFGTLVYTIKQMKMYRGFTKMPHVQYIHTEASESLCGVKLEVNKYQYLLTGRIYDGKVYTGLCNFVERWDQLTISQRKGLNYRYHLGCNCKIKSCYYLPCFVSSKNECLWTDMLSNFGYPGYQSKHYACIRQKGGYCSWYRGWAPPDKSVINATDP